GAGCTGCAGTGGCAGTGCACAAACAGAGGGGGGCGCCGTGTGCTATTCAACTGTACGATCCAACGCAatttgtatgttgtttttttaaaattttgttttgCTTCAGTCGTTGTCAGCGGGTGTAGGTTCTCTCTGCAGTCCTGAGTTCTTTCTCTGCTCTTACCAGGCTTTGAGACGCTGCGAGCTCGGCTGGTAAACCCGCACTGCATCTTACGTCTCGTATTCTGATTTATTCTggggttttgtttctttgtttgtttgttttttaaacatgtaaaataagatttttaatatatacattaacTCGAATTTTGATGTAAATTACttagtatttttttacatttatatatattatatattaatataaagctTTATATACTATAAATGATGAtggctttaataaattaatactttataaataatacaaaaatggtgttcattttatttatttatttgacagaataagatgtttaataaaaaatacggTCCGATGATGTGttttatctgtgtgtgaatgcgctCGCTGTCATTTCATGGTTACGCCACAGGGTGGCAGCATTGCTTAAGAAATTCGATGGAGCTCaatattttggtgttttttttgcgTGTGTTTTTTTAAGGTTTATTTAGTTCTTGAAAAGGTGGGGACGGCCCCACAACATCGTTTTTTccggagttactatctttgtggggtcATTTTCTCAGattttgtctgcacattgatagtGATTCATACCCACACCtacaccataataataataataataataataataataataattgctctcAAATACATTCTTTAAACCCGCCCGTCTCTCTTTCTTCCATGCAATATAAACTCTTGCTTCAGCCCTGATGATGTGATCCTGCCGGCCGCGGTCTCTGGGTCGCTTCTCACCGGCAGTAGTTTACACTGGTCTGGAAGGAACgatgttatattttttaataaggtGCACCATCAGCACCGCGGCTCCCAGTAGATTCTCCTCTCTCATGTCTCatgtctctcctccctctccctctctctgtactgttttaatttgtatatatttttcagttGCGGAAGTAGTATCCGCGGCTTCACAAACACACGGGCCAGCCTTCGCGCTTGCATGGCAATATCAATTTGATTAACAAACGACTCAGATCAGTGATAATAACGCAGCTGCTTGGTAATCCGAAACCGTCTCACAAGCTGCTAACTGGTTTGAAATAGACGGAGCACTCCGCGTTCCTCGGGCTTTCCCATAAGATTCACGCATCACCGTGGGCATGTGGCTGGCTTCACCATGGTTTGAGAATTAGACGCACACAAACAACAAACTTCCAGCTGTCACTGAAATTATCAACCGTCAAATAAACCGTTTGAAATCTGGTAAGGTTTGCGTTGTGTACAGATAGacgctgattttattaatataggatatcattcataataataatacatagctaGATAGATATTGATCCTTCTCTTGCCCGTGTTTGATTTACTGAGTGCATGTGCATGTAAATCATGAATACAAACTGGAATAACAGTGACAAGGATTTTCCATTCCCAGCCTGCTCGTGTGAGGAATGCAGAGCGGACCCGTTAAAACCAAAACACAAGAAAACACGCGTGTATCCTGTACTGGCATGCAGCCTGATCACTGACTGCtgttacaatgtgtgtgtgtgtgtcctgtactGGCATGCAGCCTGATCACTGACTgctgttacagtgtgtgtgtgtgtatcctgtACTGGCATGCAGCCTGATCACTGACTGCtgttacaatgtgtgtgtgtgtgtgtgcgctgtacTGGCATGCAGCCTGATCACTGACTGCtgttacaatgtgtgtgtgtgtgtgtgcgctgtacTGGCATGCAGCCTGATCACTGACTGCttccagcgtttatttacaagtGTGTGCGCtgttacaatgtgtgtgtgtgtgtgtgtgggtgggtgtgcgctgttacaatgtgtgtgtgtgtgtgcgctgttacaatgtgtgtgtgtgtgggtgtgcgtgtgcggtgttacaatgtgtgtgtgtgtgtgtgtgtgtgcgctgttacaatgtgtgtgtgtgtgggtgtgcgctgttacaatgtgtgtgtgtgtgtgcgctgtacTGGCATGCAGCCTGATCACTGACTGCtgttacaatgtgtgtgtgtgtgtgtgcgctgtacTGGCATGCAGCCTGATCACTGACTGCttccagcgtttatttacaagtGTGTGCGCtgttacaatgtgtgtgtgtgtgcgttgttacaatgtgtgtgtgtgtgtgtgtgtgcgtgtgcgctgttacaatgtgtgtgtgtgtgcgctctgttacagtgtgtgtgtgcgctctgttacagtgtgtgtgtgcgctgttacaatgtgtgtgtgtgggtgtgtgtgcgctgttacaatgtgtgtgtgtgtgtgtgtgtgtgcgctgttacaatgtgtgtgtgtgtgtgtgtgtgcgctgttacaatgtgtgtgtgtttgggtgtgtgtgtgcgcgctgtTATGGGTGTGTTGCTGTTTTAGACGCCGTCACATCGCTATCATCACCACACTCCACACCGATGCCCCAGAGGTCGCTATCACACTCCAGACTCTCTGTGCCCTGTACTACCCGCAGCCGCTCGGCTGTAGGGGGGAAAGGAGAAGACTCGACCGTCACCATGGAACTGATAACGAGGCGTCCTCTCACCTCGGACCTTGTGAACTTGAGAACGGGGTCCGGGTCCGGGAGCGGGAGCAGTAACGGCGAGGTGCCCGCTGAAATCACCATGCCGGCTCTCGGCTCTCCCACTCTCTTCAAGCTGCGCGACAGGACCCTTCTCACCGAGGAGAAGCGCAGGCTGTGCGGCTGGGCGCTCGGCATCGCCCTCTTCGGGATCTTTCTTATGATTCTGCAAACCGAGCTTTGCTGGTTCGTCTGCGGCAAGGTAGGCTGCTTCAGCAGACTTCAAACAGAACAACCCGGTGGAGAAAACACATTATAAACGAATAGAAATCTGTGTGTTTGCGAGCGCAGGGTCCCGGGACGCAGGTGTCTGCCGAGTTGTATTCCAACTGCAGTTCCAGACCTTTTTAATTCTTCTCGGCTCCTATAAAAAGCTGCCgatttcaagttccttataaAATTGTAGAATTAACTTAATCCgactattttaaaaaaagctgaaCACAATTAAAGAGGTCTGATTAAGCTAATGATCGGTTCATTGAAGGCTCTAGTTCCgtcattgagagctcagttggaatgagaaccagcacacacaggggggtCCCGGGACCGGGTTTGGGGATCGCTGTTCTAAACTCGCCTTCAGAATTCTGTAACAGACTTCAGCTGCGGAACTCTGTCACTGCGATCCAGACTCgcttttttttctcagcgtcAGTCAGGTTTGTAAGAAAGCCTCAACCGATGTTGCTAACTTTAGACATGCTGCAGCAGCAATTTGAAAATGACTCGACACATTGTCGTTCCTCGTATGAAGTTTCGTTTGATATTtctaccgggggggggggggggggggttcattcCAATTCCCTTTAATCGATTCCCACACGTCGATCATCAGCGTTACAATTAGCACCATTCTATTAAAAACCCGAGCTTCTCAAAGCGCCAGGAAAGGACACGGGTCGAAGTCTCTGTTGTGTTCCAGTCGCTTCAAATGAAAGCTGCCGAACAATCGCATCGATTATTATGACGTCTCTGAAATACCAATTCCAACTTGATGATTGATCGGACAGCCCCTGTCCAGGGTGATTACCCAGCATGCTCTAGCAGGCGCGTTTCATACAATCAGAGGGACAATACATTGTTATAGTCAACTGTTGGTAATGCCAGTAGCGGTTTAAGAGTACattctctaatatatatatatatatataagacagaAGATATATTTCACTGTCCCCTGAAGCGCTCTCCAGCTGTTTCGTATCACATTCTATAAACCCGAATAACctgattttgttattttaaggAACGAGAGAAACTCTCTGAAAATATGACGTCACGCATCAGGTACCGTCACCCTCATTAACTGACATCTAGATgcattgaaacattttttttttggttttttttgaaAGACAAAATAATTGGGTAGCTGTGTGTCTCGAGGTGTTTCAGCGTCGTTAATGACGGGACGATTTGAACTGGAATCCACGCGGCCGGTTTTCACTTTCTCTGCGCTTCACGCCGACACGATGTTAATATCCCTCACactaaacgagagagagagagagagactgagtgtgtgtgagagagaaagagagacagtgtgtgtgagagagaaagagaggcagtgtgtgtgtgagagagacacagtgtgtgtgagacagacagtgtgtgtgagagagaaagagagacagtgtgtgagagagacagtttgtgagagtgagaaagagagagacagtgtgtcagagaggctgtgtgagagacagtttgtgtgtgagtgagaaagagagacagtgtgtgtgagagagacagtgtgtgagagagactgtgtgagagacagtttgtgtgtgagtgagaaagagagacagtgtgtgtgagagagagagagagagagacagagtgtgtgtgtgtgtgagagagagacacactgtgtgtgtgtgagagagagacacactgtgtgtgtgtgtgtgagagagacacactgtgtgtgtgtgtgtgtgagagagagacactgtgtgtgtgtgtgtgagagagagacacactgtgtgtgtgtgtgtgtgtgtgtgagagagacacactgtgtgtgtgtgtgtgtgtgtgagagagagacacactgtgtgtgtgtgtgagagagagacacactgtgtgtgtgtgtgtgtgtgagagagagacacactgtgtgtgtgtgtgtgagagagacacactgtgtgtgtgtgtgtgtgagagagagacacactgtgtgtgtgtgtgagagagagagacacactgtgtgtgtgtgtgtgtgtgtgtgtgtgtgtgagagagagacacactgtgtgtgtgtgagagagagacacactgtgtgtgtgtgtgtgagagacacactgtgtgtgtgtgtgtgagagacacactgtgtgtgtgtgtgtgagagacacactgtgtgtgtgtgtgtgtgtgagagacacaGTGTGTGTGGCTGATTCTGGTCTGAAAGTCTCTTTCTCTTTATTTTATGTGTTCTATTTAAAGTCTTGATTTTTGAAACAATTCGCACCTCGGCGTTTTCTGTAACGCGAGCAGCGATTACGTATTAACATTCTGCCAAGCCAAGGGAATATGTTACCGAGAGTATTTAAGGAATCCTTTACCGGAATCGAGTCTGCTCTGCAATGCACGACAGGGCGGTATCTTCATGTGTGGTACATGCAAAACTGAAGCAGCAAGCTCAGGCGCGTCCGATTcaactcccagtaaaaccaggaatggatcggacagctgtagattcactctccctgtgcagctgctattagggaccccacatcctgacaccccccaCGCTgtagattcacttcctgtgcagcaggtattcgGACCCCACCTGAAACATGAGGTGTCAAGTGGGATCCTAACACCAGGGAGTGTGaatctgtacaaaaacaaaaacgataAAGGACTGTCTCAAGAAAGCTGTTCTACCAATGAGAAGTAGGGATATGTATTTGGGGGAGGGGGCAGGTTGGCGCCCCGTTAACACGAAGGGTTTGTGGCAGTCCTGAAAGCAGTGGCGGTGTTGTGTCCCACGCTGGCTCCATGCATGTGCCTGAAAGCACGTTGCTGAATCTCCCCTCCCAGTCAGCAGCTCCACGGATCGGTTTCAGCCGGGCAGAGATCCAGTATTAAAGAAATATTAGGAAGCGCGCGCGCGCACCTCTCCGCCAACGGCGTGCAGAAGTTCAGAGCTCTGCAGCTCGCCCTGTCTGCGCTGCGCGGGTACCGCGGGATAACGCTTGTCTCTGTGAAGGATTGAGCGTCTTGGGAGTTTGATTAGACGGCTTTCATTTTAGGTGCCCGAAGCTGGCCCTTCCACGACTGGTCTTTGTAGCTAAACCCAGTTCTAAAGTGTTTGAAACAATTAAACCGCCATCTAGACCCTGAACCCTTTCGTGATCTCgctgtacctgttaaacctgcctGCGGTGGAGTGTCTGTGATTGactgcacgcacacgcacacgcacacgcacgcgggGCTCCGTGCAGGGGCTGTGGAGGCTCGGAGCTCGTAGCGTGTGCTGCTGTTTGCAGGTTCAGTGATGCAGCGGGACAGGGTGGAAGGGATCCTGATTGGGCGGCTCTGCTCCTGTCTTGTAGGCCTCCGTCTCTGTCTTCATTGTCCGATTGCTGATCAGCCTGTCCACTGTGTGTCTGCTGGGCCTGCTGGTGGCGTTCCACTACAAAGACATCCGGGTGAGTACCCTTTCCACCCTCAGGAGAGTCTCCCACAGcaaaagcattgcacagtgtagtgaagcacagtgaaagcattgtgaagcacagagaggtctggtaaagcatagggaagcattgtgaagcacagagaggtctggtaaagcatagggaagcattgtaaagcacagagaggtctggtaaagcatagggaagcattgtaaagcacagagaggtctggtaaagcatagggaagcattgtgaagcacagagaggtctggtaaagcatagggaagcattgtaaagcacagagaggtctggtaaagcatagggaagcattgtaaagcacagagaggtctggtaaagcatagggaagcattgtaaagcacagagaggtctggtaaaccatagggaagcattgtaaggcacagagaggtctggtaaagcatagggaagcattgtaaagcacagagaggtctggtaaagcatagggaagcattgtaaagcacagagaggtctggtaaagcatagggaagcattgtaaagcacagagagggatggtaaagcatatttaataacatggtaataaatgcatagtaaaagcatgcaAACGTACCCTGGTAAGTTTTCGaagggtgtgtctgtgtgagcgtcACTGTTTGCGCTGCGTGTAAAGCTAGTCGGTGTGTAGGGACCTCCACCCATATTGACAGTGTCTGTATTCATTGTCTAACCCTGTGTATACATCCAGAAGGCTGCCGTGTGCCAGCTTGCCTGAAGCTGGGAATGTTGTGTTTGTCTGGTCCTGTCCCTGAAAGGGAATGCCATGTAAACCCTGCATGCTTCTGAGCTTCATGAGCGGCCACATAACCCCCCTGGAGCAGAAAAATGTACAAAGTTAACAGCTCGGCTGCCAAAAAGCACACATCTCTACAGGATGAAAACATCCGGCCCCAGACATGAAACACAACCTCGCTcacaaacagcacagtcacaCCAGCAAATGGGACGGGAGGATGCAGTGATACACCCGAGGAACACACCTCTTATACAAGTGTCCCATAGGAAGAGCAAAGTGGaacaaagcatagggaagcattgtaaagcacagagaggtctgctaaagcatagggaagcattgtaaagcacagagaggtctggtaaagcatagggaagcattgtaaagcacagagaggtgtggtaaagcatagggaagcattgtaaagcacagagaggtctggtaaagcatagggaagcattgtaaagcacagagaggtctggtaaagcatagggaagcattgtaaagcacagagaggtctggtaaagcatagggaagcattgtaaagcacagagaggtctggtaaagcatatttaaaacacagtgacccatggtaagctatggtaaatgcatagtataacaaagGCAACAGCATGAGGGATGAGGGGCTACAAAATTCTCATGCAATTTTACTTTGGTGAACTTTGATAAGGACTTGTATGCAGGGGAACTATTTTAGATAAGAACTGAAGAGGAAGCAGAAGAaagtttttaaataagaaaagcaTGCTTCGAAACCTCTCCCTGCATTCACACACATCTCCAACGACAGAGACAGACGCACAGGTTTATACAGGGAAACTACGTCAAGGACAGGAGCTGCATttacttgcaaaacaaaaaaccGCGCGCTCCCAATTAGAAACCCACACGCCTGTCTGCTGGGCTGCTCAGACAGGCTGGGTGCTCAGCTGTGGCGAGAGCGGGGCTGGGAGGATGTCCTGGAGCTGAAAGATAAGACCTCATTCTCCCAGAAAGGTTATCAGTCAGGGCTCAGAGGGGGTGCAGCCCTGCAGATAaggacagctgctgctgctgcagtgccTGCCTATTGATTCAAGGGCCGGTGTGCTCTGTGGAGGCAGACAGGGGTCTGCTTTCACAAGGCAAGTTTTCTAGATAAAGCAGTCTGTTAAATGCAATCAATTTTTCCTTTAATCGTGCAGACTTTGAGTGGATTTCTACTACGTCGTtctatcttttaaaaaaataaaaataaataataaaaatgtatatattgcagGTTTGATCGCTTGCCACTGTAGCGAGCAGCCTGTGAGAAGTGCCTGGCAGTGTTTTGTGAAACTGCTCCCTTGGTCTTTCTAGTCACTTTATAATGGGTTTGTAACTCTGTATGCTGTTCGCTCGGACGCCGTCCAGCCTCCCCAAGTTTAAAAGCGTCGGCTAGCTTTATAAGGGGTGAGAGGTCAAACCAACAAggtcctgttggaagtgactctgcagcagcagcagcagcaggtgttgatgaagcagagttcaccccccctagtctctgtgagtcgctttggataaaagcgtttgCTGAATGACTCACTCATagttaataataattcataatgtAGCGAGCGCTGATAAGAGGGATGATAAAGGGTTTTAAAGCATCGGCTGCTGCTTGATGTGCAGTGCGGGTGAAGGAGCTGATGTAGGAAGTGCTAatgagaggtgagagaatggatcgTAAAAATGGACAGCATTCCTTTAAAGGGAGGAGCCAGTGATATATtactaaagctaataagaggtgagagaatggatccGAAGGTGGGCCGCgttcctttaaagggaggggccagtgattagacagtgctgaggggaggggAGTGAAGGGATTGTAAAGGTGAGTCATGCAGACAGTGCTGAGGGAAGGGATTGTAAAGCTCAGTCATgcagacagtgctgaggggaggggAGTGAAGGGATTGTAAAGGTGAGTCATGCAGACAGTGCTGAGGGAAGGGATTGTAAAGCTCAGTCATgcagacagtgctgaggggaggggAGTGAAGGGATTGTAAAGGTGAGTCATGCAGACAGTGCTGAGGGAAGGGATTGTAAAGCTCAGTCATGCAGACAGTGCTGAGGGAAGGGATTGTAAAGGTGAGTCATGCAGACAGTGCTGAGGGAAGGGATTGTAAAGCTCAGTCATgcagacagtgctgaggggaggggAGTGAAGGGATTGTAAAGGTGAGTCATGCAGACAGTGCTGAGGGAAGGGATTGTAAAGCTCAGTCATgcagacagtgctgaggggaggggAGTGAAGGGATTGTAAAGGTGAGTCATGCAGACAGTGCTGAGGGAAGGGATTGTAAAGCTCAGTCATGCAGACAGTGCTGAGGGAAGGGATTGTAAAGGTGAGTCATGCAGACAGTGCTGAGGGAAGGGATTGTAAAGCTCAGTCATgcagacagtgctgaggggaggggAGTGAAGGGATTGTAAAGCTCAGCCATGCAGACAGTGCTGAGGGAAGGGATTGTAAAGCTCAGTCATgcagacagtgctgaggggaggggAGTGAAGGGATTGTAAAGGGTGGGTCATGCAGACAGTGCTGAGGGAAGGGATTGTAAAGCTGACCTGTGCTCATGCAGACCGTGCTGATGAGAGAGGTGCCGAGGGGCAGGCTGGAGACTGACTCATGTTGCTTTCCTCGGCACGGCTTCGACAGTCATCTGGCAGCTCCGCGGTGCGTGCGGAGGTCCAGAGGCTCAGGTTTCTGACTGGGACCGGTGCCAGCGCACGACCCGGCTCATCAGATCTGTCTGGCTGCCTTTCCCAGGGAGCAGAGTATCACCCGGCacaggctcttttgcattgtggttaagacccCGGGTCGCGGGTCCAGCCTCCTCTGTTCGCAAAGGCAGTGCTGTTACTCAGTGgaacaaaagtgtgtgtgtgtgtggaagtaATTCTGTCCCTCCGTGATGTGACTctttgtctgcctgtctctccaCGCAGGTGTTCATGATCGATCACTCTGTGGAGGACTGGCGCATCGCCCTGACTGCCCGTCGCGTCCTCTCCATCTCCCTCGAGCTGGGGGTGTGCGCCCTGCACCCTCTCCCATTGGTCTGGCTTCCGGGGAGCTGGGAGGACGGGGAGGGGGTGAGGCGGGGAGGGGGCTGGAACGCCACGCTCCCCTCCCCTCTCGTCTGCTCCCTGGCGGCCTGGGAGCTGCTGCCCTGCTTCCTGATGTTCCTGCGGCTGTACCTGGTGCACCGCGCCCTGCTGCTGCACAGCAAGACCCTCCTGAGCGCCTCCTACAGGAGCATCGGCTCCCTCAACAACATCGACTTCCAGTTCCGCTTCGTGCTCAAGGTGCTGATGAACACCCACCCCGGCCGCACGCTGCTCGCCTTCATCGTCTGCTTCTGGCTCACCGCCTCCTGGCTCCTCACTCTCTGCGAGAGGTGAGTGAGCCGCAGAGGTGCCTGTCTGCTGAGGGAGCTCCTTCGAACGGTGCTCCTCACAGTCATGCAGCACGGTgcaaagcatggggaagcacagagaggggtgctaaagcatgggcaagcattgtaaagcatagagaggcatggtaaagcataggcaagcattgtaaagcacagagaagtctggtaaagcataggcaagcattgtaaagcacagagaagtctggtcaagcatagggaagcattgtaaagcacagataagtctggtgaagcattgtaaagcacagagaggtgtgctaaagcatagggaagcattgtaaagcatagagaggactggtaaagcatagggaagcattgtaaagcatagagaggactggtaaagcatagggaagcattgtaaagcacagagaggtctggtaaagcatagggaagcattgtaaagcatagagaggactggtaaagcatagggaagcattgtaaagcatagagaggactggtaaagcatagggaagcattgtaaagcatagagaggactggtaaagcatagggaagcattgtaaagcatagagaggactggtaaagcatagggaagcattgtaaagcacagagaggtctggtaaagcatagggaagcattgtaaagcacagagaggacagTATATAACTGAGGTCAGTTTTTAATTAATCTGTTGGAGTGAAACCAGTAAAACAGACAGgaagaaactaaaaagaaaactaaagaaCAGGTTTCACTTCCTCGCCTGGGGAAAAAGGGAACGCTGTCTCTCTGCAAGCAGACAGAGCCCTGCAGCTCGCTGGGCACTGAGGAGCGCTGTCTGGCATTGCACAAGAAAGCAAAGAGCTGACGCTGCAGACACTGACACTGCAGTAAATAGAGGACCTGAAAATAAACCTGTCGGCATGTGTCTCCGACGCAGCGCTTCTCTGAGCTACCGTCTCCTTCTCCTGTGAAACACTGCGTGTCATTCTCTGTTCCAGTCATCCTGGTGACTCATTCAGAGGTTTCAGGCTCCACTCTGCCCTCAATAGAGCTCTCCCAGCATCTCTCTAACTACCGCTGGTACACCCGAGTGCAACCATTAACCTGGTCCCCCCTGTAACAATGTAACACATAGAACAAATGAGCATTTCTTGCACCTGCTGTggatgtgtggggggggggggacgttaGTGGTTAGAGTTGCACTTGGAGAGATGTCAGCGAGTTCTGTTGAGGGTTACTGGCTTGTTTGTGGGGGTCACGGACCCCCAGTCCACTTGAGCTGCTGTGGAGACATAACCAGACACTCCGAACTGGAGACGGAAAACCAGAGTGAAATAACTGAGCTCTAGAAAGATAAAGCaagctgtaataaaaaataaaaaaatgcagtttaatggtaataaaaaaaaaatacagagagagtgtgtgtgtgtgtgtgtgtgtgtgagagagagagactgtgtgtgtgtgtgagagagactgtgtgtgtgtgtgtgtgtgtgtgagagagagagactgtgtgtgtgtgtgtgtgtgtgagagagactgtgtgtgtgtgtgtgtgtgtgagagactgtgtgtgtgtgtgtgtgagagagagactgtgtgtgtgtgtgtgtgtgtgtgtgtgtgagagagactgtgtgtgtgtgtgtgtgtgtgtgtgagagactgtgtgtgt
This is a stretch of genomic DNA from Acipenser ruthenus unplaced genomic scaffold, fAciRut3.2 maternal haplotype, whole genome shotgun sequence. It encodes these proteins:
- the LOC117434062 gene encoding intermediate conductance calcium-activated potassium channel protein 4 isoform X1; its protein translation is MPQRSLSHSRLSVPCTTRSRSAVGGKGEDSTVTMELITRRPLTSDLVNLRTGSGSGSGSSNGEVPAEITMPALGSPTLFKLRDRTLLTEEKRRLCGWALGIALFGIFLMILQTELCWFVCGKASVSVFIVRLLISLSTVCLLGLLVAFHYKDIRVFMIDHSVEDWRIALTARRVLSISLELGVCALHPLPLVWLPGSWEDGEGVRRGGGWNATLPSPLVCSLAAWELLPCFLMFLRLYLVHRALLLHSKTLLSASYRSIGSLNNIDFQFRFVLKVLMNTHPGRTLLAFIVCFWLTASWLLTLCERQSEASVGRMEDTMWLIAITFLTIGYGDITPQTTCGKTVCLLTGVMGVGCTAMLVAVVAKNLSLSKAEKHVHQFMMDIKHTKKIRSAAANVLRECWLLHRSGRGRRDSGENRRNQRRLLEAIRVFREARLKQRKLRDHANEMVDLSKLQVMMSDLNGNWSTSYKEMERRIVSMEQKMDELSRAFQETSQLISRALQHRAGGNSVA
- the LOC117434062 gene encoding intermediate conductance calcium-activated potassium channel protein 4 isoform X2; this encodes MPQRSLSHSRLSVPCTTRSRSAVGGKGEDSTVTMELITRRPLTSDLVNLRTGSGSGSGSSNGEVPAEITMPALGSPTLFKLRDRTLLTEEKRRLCGWALGIALFGIFLMILQTELCWFVCGKASVSVFIVRLLISLSTVCLLGLLVAFHYKDIRVFMIDHSVEDWRIALTARRVLSISLELGVCALHPLPLVWLPGSWEDGEGVRRGGGWNATLPSPLVCSLAAWELLPCFLMFLRLYLVHRALLLHSKTLLSASYRSIGSLNNIDFQFRFVLKVLMNTHPGRTLLAFIVCFWLTASWLLTLCERQSEASVGRMEDTMWLIAITFLTIGYGDITPQTTCGKTVCLLTGVMIRSAAANVLRECWLLHRSGRGRRDSGENRRNQRRLLEAIRVFREARLKQRKLRDHANEMVDLSKLQVMMSDLNGNWSTSYKEMERRIVSMEQKMDELSRAFQETSQLISRALQHRAGGNSVA